One Malania oleifera isolate guangnan ecotype guangnan chromosome 10, ASM2987363v1, whole genome shotgun sequence genomic region harbors:
- the LOC131165705 gene encoding eukaryotic translation initiation factor 4G isoform X2, which produces MSLNQSRSDKSETTQYRKTGRSGSSGQQRGFQGAGSGKGGGGVPTGPPPISSSSSPYSSNRSFKKSNNNAQGGQSRVTGSSLISEASNASAVPRSVQNGAHGQPPLHGASDAPVTSGAIRTTDSSTQKTTRPDPKAPAVHSAAAGSDATAPTTPAKGDGSRGFPFQFGSLSPGLMNGMQIPARTSSAPPNLDEQKRDQARHDSYRVAPAVPIPSIPKQHFPRKETGAADQSNSGEMHHVSKAKRETHVSSLPPATQTQKPSVHSMSGMSMQMPYHQPQVSMQFGGPNPQMQPQGLTVPMQMPLSIGSAPQVQQQMFVPGLQHHSMQAQGIISQGQGMNFATQMGPQLNPQIGNLGIGITPQYPQQQAGKFGSTRKPIKITDPNTHEELRLDKRAESYIDGGSSGMRSHTNAPPQSQPIPSFAPINYYSNSYGSSLYFPAPSSVPLTTQITSSSQAPRFNYSVSQGPQTGPYMNTSTLSSAPTNKTGTATHESLNLEPAVVSSAPSPVIQVTVKPASVSVGEKVGYSSPSIGSPAVEKGESPSLLRTTGEGGLNNPQRDSETSCERVPQQLKPSHEPPTSTSLAVASKEMAGTAAAAATSVESPASNALSSAPPAPTASSEESTMVVPNAETRRKESLSRSNSIKDHQKKPGKKGHLQPQNQAQVNLSVATSTLPYQPLEHGISFNGGVSESVEAKAATMTTPHALSKASESVLESSGEQKSTIHGPTLDASEIKADSVRSDWKSCEISNAGMTDDTVVTIPHFNQDNFSPQDEHLEGTAGMGGQEEINLPAGLKRDDGRFESSSESASSKFLGSSRQTEQDMVLNETAIGSEVESSQTAQRELEEPVGCLANDDRLDNDLGVSASTTADSISAETAPSNVVSSAISDANGASSLDASSSRNNSMGSKEGGVIKSGTSNQDLSSVLTLFPLEPTLKHEGEGAEIVSSGGGLVSIPISSPKDKPAPELNRSKSTLTRGKKKRKEILQKADALGTTSDLYMAYKGPEEKKETAISSGSTESMSSDNLKQLPAGVVQEDIIVSERGGQSKAEPDDWEDAADISTPKLETSNDREQIHRGEMHYDEDGNTILAKKYSRDFLLKFSDQCTALPDDFLVKTEIEALMVVSTTHFSDRESYNSPGRIIDRLSGGSRLDRRGSGALDDDKWSKPGYSSGRDMRLDIGYGGNIGGLRPGQGGSHGVLRNPRAQAPVQYTGGILSGPMQSLGPQGGMQRNSPGPDAERWQRATGFQKGLIPSPQTPLQAMHRAEKKYEVGKVTDEEQAKQRQLKAILNKLTPQNFEKLFEQVKAVNIDNAVTLTGVISQIFDKALMEPTFCEMYANFCSHLSAELPDFSEDDEKITFKRLLLNKCQEEFERGEREQEEANRVEEEGEIKQSEEEREEKRVKARRRMLGNIRLIGELYKKKMLTERIMHECINKLLGQHQTPEEEDVEALCKLMSTIGEMIDHPKAKAYMDAYFDRMADLSNNMELSSRVRFMLKDAIDLRKNKWQQRRKIEGPKKIEEVHRDAAQERQAQSSRLARGPGINPSARRVQPMDFGSRGSTMVPSPNAQMGGYRGLPTHARGFGTQDVRVDDRHPYDGRPLSIPLSQRPMGDDSITLGPQGGLARGMSIRGQPSMSTAPTTDISPSSHDPRRLAAGLNGYSSVPERTAFNSREDLIPRYMSERFAYDQSGTQERNMPFGSRDVRNSDRSIDRSLAASPHTQVQGTILTQSVSSEKVWPEERLRDMSIAAIKEFYSAKDEKEVALCVKDLNSPGFYPTMISIWVTDSFERKDIERDLLAKLLVNLTRYRDGVLSQPQLIKGFEAVLTTLEDAVNDAPKAAEFLGRIFATVILENVISLRDIGRLIYEGGEEAGNLREVGLAAEVLGSTLEMIKTERGDSVLNEIRTSSNLRLEDFKHSDPYRSRKLEMFI; this is translated from the exons ATGTCCCTTAATCAATCAAGGTCGGACAAGAGCGAGACCACGCAGTACAGGAAGACAGGTCGATCCGGCAGCTCCGGCCAGCAGAGGGGTTTCCAAGGCGCTGGGTCCGGGAAGGGCGGGGGCGGCGTCCCAACCGGGCCTCCACCGATCAGTTCGTCGTCTTCGCCCTACTCCTCGAATCGGAG TTTCAAGAAGTCTAATAATAATGCACAAGGAGGGCAGTCTAGGGTCACTGGTTCGAGTTTGATTTCTGAGGCCAGCAATGCATCTGCTGTGCCACGCAGTGTACAGAATGGTGCCCATGGCCAACCACCATTACATG GAGCATCTGATGCACCGGTTACGAGTGGTGCCATCAGGACTACTGATTCATCAACCCAGAAAACCACCCGACCTGATCCGAAGGCCCCAGCTGTTCATTCTGCAGCTGCTGGTTCTGATGCAACTGCGCCCACAACTCCTGCTAAGG GCGATGGGTCTAGGGGTTTCCCGTTTCAGTTTGGGTCTTTAAGTCCTGGTTTAATGAACGGAATGCAG ATACCCGCCCGAACTAGCTCAGCTCCACCAAATTTGGATGAGCAGAAGCGCGACCAG GCACGCCATGATTCTTATAGGGTTGCGCCAGCTGTCCCAATCCCTTCAATTCCTAAGCAGCATTTTCCGAGGAAAGAAACAGGTGCTGCTGACCAATCTAATTCTGGGGAGATGCATCATGTATCAAAGGCCAAAAGGGAGACTCATGTTTCATCTTTGCCTCCTGCAACGCAAACGCAGAAGCCTTCAGTTCATTCCATGTCAGGGATGTCGATGCAAATGCCATATCACCAGCCACAGGTTTCTATGCAATTTGGTGGGCCCAACCCTCAGATGCAGCCTCAGGGCTTGACGGTGCCAATGCAAATGCCACTATCAATAGGAAGTGCACCCCAAGTGCAGCAGCAGATGTTTGTACCCGGTCTCCAACATCACTCTATGCAGGCACAGGGAATCATTTCCCAGGGTCAGGGCATGAACTTCGCAACTCAAATGGGTCCTCAACTGAACCCCCAAATAGGCAACTTGGGAATTGGCATCACTCCACAATATCCTCAACAGCAGGCTGGAAAATTTGGCAGTACTCGTAAACCTATCAAGATTACGGATCCCAATACACATGAAGAGTTGAGGCTTGATAAACGGGCAGAGTCTTACATAGATGGTGGATCATCAGGCATGAGGTCACATACAAATGCACCTCCTCAATCCCAGCCCATCCCTTCTTTTGCTCCAATTAATTATTATTCCAATTCTTACGGCTCTAGTCTCTATTTTCCAGCTCCTAGTTCTGTTCCCTTAACCACTCAGATTACTTCCAGTTCTCAGGCACCAAGGTTTAACTACTCAGTTAGCCAGGGTCCACAAACTGGACCATATATGAACACATCTACACTCAGCTCCGCGCCTACTAATAAAACAGGGACCGCAACACATGAATCACTGAATTTGGAACCTGCTGTCGTGTCTTCTGCTCCATCACCTGTAATTCAGGTGACTGTTAAACCAGCATCTGTTTCTGTTGGAGAGAAGGTTGGTTACTCATCACCATCGATTGGCTCACCTGCTGTTGAAAAGGGTGAATCACCTAGCCTGTTAAGAACAACTGGGGAAGGTGGTCTAAATAATCCTCAAAGAGATTCTGAGACTAGTTGTGAAAGAGTTCCACAGCAGTTAAAGCCTAGTCATGAACCCCCAACTTCCACGTCATTGGCAGTGGCAAGTAAGGAAATGGCTGGGACTGCAGCTGCTGCTGCTACATCTGTGGAAAGTCCAGCATCCAACGCATTGTCCTCGGCTCCACCTGCCCCAACTGCTTCATCTGAGGAATCAACCATGGTTGTCCCCAATGCTGAAACAAGAAGAAAGGAATCTCTTAGTAGGTCTAATTCTATCAAGGATCATCAGAAGAAGCCTGGAAAGAAAGGACATCTTCAACCACAGAATCAG gcTCAGGTGAACCTGTCTGTTGCTACATCAACTTTGCCATATCAGCCTTTAGAACATGGTATTTCTTTTAATGGTGGGGTCTCTGAATCTGTAGAAGCTAAAGCAGCAACAATGACAACACCACATGCTTTGTCAAAAGCCAGTGAAAGTGTGTTGGAGTCTAGTGGAGAACAAAAATCAACCATTCATGGTCCCACTCTGGATGCTTCTGAAATAAAGGCTGATAGTGTTAGATCTGACTGGAAATCATGTGAAATATCTAATGCTGGAATGACAGATGATACTGTGGTCACCATTCCTCATTTTAACCAGGATAATTTTTCTCCTCAGGATGAACACCTTGAGGGAACTGCTGGAATGGGAGGACAGGAAGAAATTAATTTGCCTGCGGGGCTGAAAAGAGATGACGGTCGATTTGAGTCATCTTCAGAGTCAGCTTCTTCAAAATTTTTGGGGAGTAGTAGACAAACTGAACAGGACATGGTTTTGAATGAAACTGCCATTGGCAGTGAGGTTGAATCCTCGCAAACTGCACAGAGGGAACTGGAAGAACCTGTGGGATGTCTTGCAAATGATGATAGGCTGGACAATGATCTAGGGGTTTCTGCTTCCACAACTGCTGATTCTATTAGTGCTGAAACTGCCCCATCTAATGTTGTTTCTTCAGCAATTTCTGATGCTAATGGGGCTTCATCTTTGGATGCCTCTTCAAGTAGAAATAATAGCATGGGCAGTAAAGAAGGTGGTGTTATAAAATCTGGCACATCTAATCAAGATTTATCTTCTGTTCTGACTTTATTTCCATTGGAACCTACTTTGAAACATGAAGGGGAAGGGGCAGAGATTGTTAGCAGTGGTGGCGGCCTTGTTTCCATTCCTATATCAAGTCCCAAGGATAAACCCGCTCCAGAACTAAATAGATCAAAGAGCACTTTAACAAggggaaagaaaaagagaaaagaaatacttcagaaaGCAGATGCTCTTGGGACAACTTCTGATCTTTATATGGCTTACAAGGGTCcagaggaaaagaaagaaactgcTATTTCTTCAGGAAGCACTGAAAGCATGTCTAGTGATAACTTGAAGCAGTTACCTGCTGGTGTAGTTCAAGAAGACATCATAGTGAGTGAGAGAGGTGGACAGAGTAAAGCTGAGCCAGATGATTGGGAAGATGCTGCTGACATTTCTACTCCAAAATTGGAAACTTCAAATGATAGGGAACAGATTCACAGAGGAGAGATGCATTATGATGAAGATGGAAATACCATTCTGGCCAAGAAGTATTCTAGAGATTTCCTCCTGAAATTTTCTGATCAGTGTACAGCTCTTCCTGATGATTTTCTTGTTAAAACTGAAATAGAGGCCTTGATGGTTGTCAGTACTACTCACTTTTCTGATCGTGAATCATACAATAGTCCTGGGAGAATTATAGATAGACTGTCTGGGGGATCCCGATTAGATCGCCGTGGGAGTGGTGCTCTGGATGATGACAAATGGAGTAAGCCAGGCTATTCTTCAGGACGGGATATGCGGTTAGATATTGGTTATGGGGGTAATATAGGGGGACTTCGACCTGGACAAGGAGGCAGCCATGGTGTTTTAAGGAACCCACGAGCACAGGCTCCTGTTCAGTATACTGGAGGGATCCTATCTGGACCTATGCAATCCCTGGGTCCTCAGGGTGGAATGCAACGTAATAGCCCTGGCCCTGATGCTGAGCGGTGGCAGCGTGCTACTGGTTTTCAGAAGGGTTTAATTCCTTCTCCTCAGACTCCATTACAGGCAATGCACAGGGCTGAGAAAAAGTACGAAGTAGGTAAAGTGACAGACGAAGAACAGGCGAAGCAGAGGCAGTTGAAAGCTATCCTAAACAAGCTAACGCCTCAaaactttgaaaaactttttgagcAAGTTAAAGCAGTTAACATTGACAATGCTGTGACTCTCACCGGTGTTATCTCACAAATATTTGATAAAGCTCTAATGGAACCAACCTTCTGTGAAATGTATGCCAACTTCTGTTCTCATCTTTCTGCAGAGCTGCCTGATTTTAGTGAAGATGATGAAAAGATTACCTTTAAGAGATTACTTCTGAACAAGTGCCAGGAGGAGTTTGAGAGGGGTGAAAGAGAGCAAGAAGAAGCTAATAGAGTTGAGGAGGAGGGTGAGATAAAACAATCTGAAGaggaaagggaagagaagagagtaAAGGCACGGAGACGAATGTTGGGGAACATTAGATTGATTGGGGAATTGTACAAGAAGAAAATGTTGACTGAGAGAATAATGCATGAATGCATCAATAAGTTGTTGGGTCAGCATCAGACTCCTGAAGAAGAAGATGTTGAAGCTTTGTGCAAATTAATGAGCACAATTGGAGAGATGATTGACCACCCCAAAGCTAAGGCATATATGGATGCATATTTTGACAGGATGGCAGACCTTTCGAACAACATGGAACTTTCTTCTAGGGTGAGATTCATGTTGAAGGATGCGATTGATCTGCGAAAGAATAAATGGCAGCAGAGAAGAAAAATTGAAGGGCCAAAAAAGATTGAGGAAGTGCATAGGGATGCTGCTCAAGAGCGGCAAGCACAATCAAGTAGGCTGGCTCGTGGCCCAGGTATCAATCCTTCGGCAAGAAGGGTGCAACCTATGGATTTTGGTTCAAGAGGGTCAACTATGGTACCTTCCCCGAATGCTCAAATGGGTGGTTATCGTGGGTTGCCAACACATGCTCGTGGGTTTGGCACTCAGGATGTTCGGGTGGATGATAGACATCCTTATGATGGTCGACCTTTGTCAATTCCTTTGTCTCAGAGACCCATGGGTGATGATTCTATTACGCTTGGTCCCCAAGGTGGTCTAGCTAGAGGAATGTCTATCAGAGGACAACCATCAATGTCAACTGCTCCTACGACCGATATTTCTCCCAGCTCTCATGATCCTAGAAGATTGGCGGCTGGTCTGAATGGTTACAGTTCTGTGCCAGAGCGGACAGCTTTTAACTCCCGGGAGGATCTCATTCCACGATACATGTCAGAAAGGTTTGCTTATGACCAATCGGGCACGCAAGAGCGCAATATGCCTTTTGGGAGCAGGGACGTGAGGAATTCAGATCGTAGTATTGATAGATCTCTTGCAGCTTCTCCTCACACACAAGTGCAGGGAACGATTTTGACACAAAGTGTTAGTTCTGAGAAAGTCTGGCCAGAAGAACGCTTGCGCGACATGTCCATAGCAGCAATTAAAGAATTCTACAG
- the LOC131165705 gene encoding eukaryotic translation initiation factor 4G isoform X1: MSLNQSRSDKSETTQYRKTGRSGSSGQQRGFQGAGSGKGGGGVPTGPPPISSSSSPYSSNRSFKKSNNNAQGGQSRVTGSSLISEASNASAVPRSVQNGAHGQPPLHGASDAPVTSGAIRTTDSSTQKTTRPDPKAPAVHSAAAGSDATAPTTPAKATGDGSRGFPFQFGSLSPGLMNGMQIPARTSSAPPNLDEQKRDQARHDSYRVAPAVPIPSIPKQHFPRKETGAADQSNSGEMHHVSKAKRETHVSSLPPATQTQKPSVHSMSGMSMQMPYHQPQVSMQFGGPNPQMQPQGLTVPMQMPLSIGSAPQVQQQMFVPGLQHHSMQAQGIISQGQGMNFATQMGPQLNPQIGNLGIGITPQYPQQQAGKFGSTRKPIKITDPNTHEELRLDKRAESYIDGGSSGMRSHTNAPPQSQPIPSFAPINYYSNSYGSSLYFPAPSSVPLTTQITSSSQAPRFNYSVSQGPQTGPYMNTSTLSSAPTNKTGTATHESLNLEPAVVSSAPSPVIQVTVKPASVSVGEKVGYSSPSIGSPAVEKGESPSLLRTTGEGGLNNPQRDSETSCERVPQQLKPSHEPPTSTSLAVASKEMAGTAAAAATSVESPASNALSSAPPAPTASSEESTMVVPNAETRRKESLSRSNSIKDHQKKPGKKGHLQPQNQAQVNLSVATSTLPYQPLEHGISFNGGVSESVEAKAATMTTPHALSKASESVLESSGEQKSTIHGPTLDASEIKADSVRSDWKSCEISNAGMTDDTVVTIPHFNQDNFSPQDEHLEGTAGMGGQEEINLPAGLKRDDGRFESSSESASSKFLGSSRQTEQDMVLNETAIGSEVESSQTAQRELEEPVGCLANDDRLDNDLGVSASTTADSISAETAPSNVVSSAISDANGASSLDASSSRNNSMGSKEGGVIKSGTSNQDLSSVLTLFPLEPTLKHEGEGAEIVSSGGGLVSIPISSPKDKPAPELNRSKSTLTRGKKKRKEILQKADALGTTSDLYMAYKGPEEKKETAISSGSTESMSSDNLKQLPAGVVQEDIIVSERGGQSKAEPDDWEDAADISTPKLETSNDREQIHRGEMHYDEDGNTILAKKYSRDFLLKFSDQCTALPDDFLVKTEIEALMVVSTTHFSDRESYNSPGRIIDRLSGGSRLDRRGSGALDDDKWSKPGYSSGRDMRLDIGYGGNIGGLRPGQGGSHGVLRNPRAQAPVQYTGGILSGPMQSLGPQGGMQRNSPGPDAERWQRATGFQKGLIPSPQTPLQAMHRAEKKYEVGKVTDEEQAKQRQLKAILNKLTPQNFEKLFEQVKAVNIDNAVTLTGVISQIFDKALMEPTFCEMYANFCSHLSAELPDFSEDDEKITFKRLLLNKCQEEFERGEREQEEANRVEEEGEIKQSEEEREEKRVKARRRMLGNIRLIGELYKKKMLTERIMHECINKLLGQHQTPEEEDVEALCKLMSTIGEMIDHPKAKAYMDAYFDRMADLSNNMELSSRVRFMLKDAIDLRKNKWQQRRKIEGPKKIEEVHRDAAQERQAQSSRLARGPGINPSARRVQPMDFGSRGSTMVPSPNAQMGGYRGLPTHARGFGTQDVRVDDRHPYDGRPLSIPLSQRPMGDDSITLGPQGGLARGMSIRGQPSMSTAPTTDISPSSHDPRRLAAGLNGYSSVPERTAFNSREDLIPRYMSERFAYDQSGTQERNMPFGSRDVRNSDRSIDRSLAASPHTQVQGTILTQSVSSEKVWPEERLRDMSIAAIKEFYSAKDEKEVALCVKDLNSPGFYPTMISIWVTDSFERKDIERDLLAKLLVNLTRYRDGVLSQPQLIKGFEAVLTTLEDAVNDAPKAAEFLGRIFATVILENVISLRDIGRLIYEGGEEAGNLREVGLAAEVLGSTLEMIKTERGDSVLNEIRTSSNLRLEDFKHSDPYRSRKLEMFI, encoded by the exons ATGTCCCTTAATCAATCAAGGTCGGACAAGAGCGAGACCACGCAGTACAGGAAGACAGGTCGATCCGGCAGCTCCGGCCAGCAGAGGGGTTTCCAAGGCGCTGGGTCCGGGAAGGGCGGGGGCGGCGTCCCAACCGGGCCTCCACCGATCAGTTCGTCGTCTTCGCCCTACTCCTCGAATCGGAG TTTCAAGAAGTCTAATAATAATGCACAAGGAGGGCAGTCTAGGGTCACTGGTTCGAGTTTGATTTCTGAGGCCAGCAATGCATCTGCTGTGCCACGCAGTGTACAGAATGGTGCCCATGGCCAACCACCATTACATG GAGCATCTGATGCACCGGTTACGAGTGGTGCCATCAGGACTACTGATTCATCAACCCAGAAAACCACCCGACCTGATCCGAAGGCCCCAGCTGTTCATTCTGCAGCTGCTGGTTCTGATGCAACTGCGCCCACAACTCCTGCTAAGG CAACAGGCGATGGGTCTAGGGGTTTCCCGTTTCAGTTTGGGTCTTTAAGTCCTGGTTTAATGAACGGAATGCAG ATACCCGCCCGAACTAGCTCAGCTCCACCAAATTTGGATGAGCAGAAGCGCGACCAG GCACGCCATGATTCTTATAGGGTTGCGCCAGCTGTCCCAATCCCTTCAATTCCTAAGCAGCATTTTCCGAGGAAAGAAACAGGTGCTGCTGACCAATCTAATTCTGGGGAGATGCATCATGTATCAAAGGCCAAAAGGGAGACTCATGTTTCATCTTTGCCTCCTGCAACGCAAACGCAGAAGCCTTCAGTTCATTCCATGTCAGGGATGTCGATGCAAATGCCATATCACCAGCCACAGGTTTCTATGCAATTTGGTGGGCCCAACCCTCAGATGCAGCCTCAGGGCTTGACGGTGCCAATGCAAATGCCACTATCAATAGGAAGTGCACCCCAAGTGCAGCAGCAGATGTTTGTACCCGGTCTCCAACATCACTCTATGCAGGCACAGGGAATCATTTCCCAGGGTCAGGGCATGAACTTCGCAACTCAAATGGGTCCTCAACTGAACCCCCAAATAGGCAACTTGGGAATTGGCATCACTCCACAATATCCTCAACAGCAGGCTGGAAAATTTGGCAGTACTCGTAAACCTATCAAGATTACGGATCCCAATACACATGAAGAGTTGAGGCTTGATAAACGGGCAGAGTCTTACATAGATGGTGGATCATCAGGCATGAGGTCACATACAAATGCACCTCCTCAATCCCAGCCCATCCCTTCTTTTGCTCCAATTAATTATTATTCCAATTCTTACGGCTCTAGTCTCTATTTTCCAGCTCCTAGTTCTGTTCCCTTAACCACTCAGATTACTTCCAGTTCTCAGGCACCAAGGTTTAACTACTCAGTTAGCCAGGGTCCACAAACTGGACCATATATGAACACATCTACACTCAGCTCCGCGCCTACTAATAAAACAGGGACCGCAACACATGAATCACTGAATTTGGAACCTGCTGTCGTGTCTTCTGCTCCATCACCTGTAATTCAGGTGACTGTTAAACCAGCATCTGTTTCTGTTGGAGAGAAGGTTGGTTACTCATCACCATCGATTGGCTCACCTGCTGTTGAAAAGGGTGAATCACCTAGCCTGTTAAGAACAACTGGGGAAGGTGGTCTAAATAATCCTCAAAGAGATTCTGAGACTAGTTGTGAAAGAGTTCCACAGCAGTTAAAGCCTAGTCATGAACCCCCAACTTCCACGTCATTGGCAGTGGCAAGTAAGGAAATGGCTGGGACTGCAGCTGCTGCTGCTACATCTGTGGAAAGTCCAGCATCCAACGCATTGTCCTCGGCTCCACCTGCCCCAACTGCTTCATCTGAGGAATCAACCATGGTTGTCCCCAATGCTGAAACAAGAAGAAAGGAATCTCTTAGTAGGTCTAATTCTATCAAGGATCATCAGAAGAAGCCTGGAAAGAAAGGACATCTTCAACCACAGAATCAG gcTCAGGTGAACCTGTCTGTTGCTACATCAACTTTGCCATATCAGCCTTTAGAACATGGTATTTCTTTTAATGGTGGGGTCTCTGAATCTGTAGAAGCTAAAGCAGCAACAATGACAACACCACATGCTTTGTCAAAAGCCAGTGAAAGTGTGTTGGAGTCTAGTGGAGAACAAAAATCAACCATTCATGGTCCCACTCTGGATGCTTCTGAAATAAAGGCTGATAGTGTTAGATCTGACTGGAAATCATGTGAAATATCTAATGCTGGAATGACAGATGATACTGTGGTCACCATTCCTCATTTTAACCAGGATAATTTTTCTCCTCAGGATGAACACCTTGAGGGAACTGCTGGAATGGGAGGACAGGAAGAAATTAATTTGCCTGCGGGGCTGAAAAGAGATGACGGTCGATTTGAGTCATCTTCAGAGTCAGCTTCTTCAAAATTTTTGGGGAGTAGTAGACAAACTGAACAGGACATGGTTTTGAATGAAACTGCCATTGGCAGTGAGGTTGAATCCTCGCAAACTGCACAGAGGGAACTGGAAGAACCTGTGGGATGTCTTGCAAATGATGATAGGCTGGACAATGATCTAGGGGTTTCTGCTTCCACAACTGCTGATTCTATTAGTGCTGAAACTGCCCCATCTAATGTTGTTTCTTCAGCAATTTCTGATGCTAATGGGGCTTCATCTTTGGATGCCTCTTCAAGTAGAAATAATAGCATGGGCAGTAAAGAAGGTGGTGTTATAAAATCTGGCACATCTAATCAAGATTTATCTTCTGTTCTGACTTTATTTCCATTGGAACCTACTTTGAAACATGAAGGGGAAGGGGCAGAGATTGTTAGCAGTGGTGGCGGCCTTGTTTCCATTCCTATATCAAGTCCCAAGGATAAACCCGCTCCAGAACTAAATAGATCAAAGAGCACTTTAACAAggggaaagaaaaagagaaaagaaatacttcagaaaGCAGATGCTCTTGGGACAACTTCTGATCTTTATATGGCTTACAAGGGTCcagaggaaaagaaagaaactgcTATTTCTTCAGGAAGCACTGAAAGCATGTCTAGTGATAACTTGAAGCAGTTACCTGCTGGTGTAGTTCAAGAAGACATCATAGTGAGTGAGAGAGGTGGACAGAGTAAAGCTGAGCCAGATGATTGGGAAGATGCTGCTGACATTTCTACTCCAAAATTGGAAACTTCAAATGATAGGGAACAGATTCACAGAGGAGAGATGCATTATGATGAAGATGGAAATACCATTCTGGCCAAGAAGTATTCTAGAGATTTCCTCCTGAAATTTTCTGATCAGTGTACAGCTCTTCCTGATGATTTTCTTGTTAAAACTGAAATAGAGGCCTTGATGGTTGTCAGTACTACTCACTTTTCTGATCGTGAATCATACAATAGTCCTGGGAGAATTATAGATAGACTGTCTGGGGGATCCCGATTAGATCGCCGTGGGAGTGGTGCTCTGGATGATGACAAATGGAGTAAGCCAGGCTATTCTTCAGGACGGGATATGCGGTTAGATATTGGTTATGGGGGTAATATAGGGGGACTTCGACCTGGACAAGGAGGCAGCCATGGTGTTTTAAGGAACCCACGAGCACAGGCTCCTGTTCAGTATACTGGAGGGATCCTATCTGGACCTATGCAATCCCTGGGTCCTCAGGGTGGAATGCAACGTAATAGCCCTGGCCCTGATGCTGAGCGGTGGCAGCGTGCTACTGGTTTTCAGAAGGGTTTAATTCCTTCTCCTCAGACTCCATTACAGGCAATGCACAGGGCTGAGAAAAAGTACGAAGTAGGTAAAGTGACAGACGAAGAACAGGCGAAGCAGAGGCAGTTGAAAGCTATCCTAAACAAGCTAACGCCTCAaaactttgaaaaactttttgagcAAGTTAAAGCAGTTAACATTGACAATGCTGTGACTCTCACCGGTGTTATCTCACAAATATTTGATAAAGCTCTAATGGAACCAACCTTCTGTGAAATGTATGCCAACTTCTGTTCTCATCTTTCTGCAGAGCTGCCTGATTTTAGTGAAGATGATGAAAAGATTACCTTTAAGAGATTACTTCTGAACAAGTGCCAGGAGGAGTTTGAGAGGGGTGAAAGAGAGCAAGAAGAAGCTAATAGAGTTGAGGAGGAGGGTGAGATAAAACAATCTGAAGaggaaagggaagagaagagagtaAAGGCACGGAGACGAATGTTGGGGAACATTAGATTGATTGGGGAATTGTACAAGAAGAAAATGTTGACTGAGAGAATAATGCATGAATGCATCAATAAGTTGTTGGGTCAGCATCAGACTCCTGAAGAAGAAGATGTTGAAGCTTTGTGCAAATTAATGAGCACAATTGGAGAGATGATTGACCACCCCAAAGCTAAGGCATATATGGATGCATATTTTGACAGGATGGCAGACCTTTCGAACAACATGGAACTTTCTTCTAGGGTGAGATTCATGTTGAAGGATGCGATTGATCTGCGAAAGAATAAATGGCAGCAGAGAAGAAAAATTGAAGGGCCAAAAAAGATTGAGGAAGTGCATAGGGATGCTGCTCAAGAGCGGCAAGCACAATCAAGTAGGCTGGCTCGTGGCCCAGGTATCAATCCTTCGGCAAGAAGGGTGCAACCTATGGATTTTGGTTCAAGAGGGTCAACTATGGTACCTTCCCCGAATGCTCAAATGGGTGGTTATCGTGGGTTGCCAACACATGCTCGTGGGTTTGGCACTCAGGATGTTCGGGTGGATGATAGACATCCTTATGATGGTCGACCTTTGTCAATTCCTTTGTCTCAGAGACCCATGGGTGATGATTCTATTACGCTTGGTCCCCAAGGTGGTCTAGCTAGAGGAATGTCTATCAGAGGACAACCATCAATGTCAACTGCTCCTACGACCGATATTTCTCCCAGCTCTCATGATCCTAGAAGATTGGCGGCTGGTCTGAATGGTTACAGTTCTGTGCCAGAGCGGACAGCTTTTAACTCCCGGGAGGATCTCATTCCACGATACATGTCAGAAAGGTTTGCTTATGACCAATCGGGCACGCAAGAGCGCAATATGCCTTTTGGGAGCAGGGACGTGAGGAATTCAGATCGTAGTATTGATAGATCTCTTGCAGCTTCTCCTCACACACAAGTGCAGGGAACGATTTTGACACAAAGTGTTAGTTCTGAGAAAGTCTGGCCAGAAGAACGCTTGCGCGACATGTCCATAGCAGCAATTAAAGAATTCTACAG